Proteins encoded in a region of the Streptomyces liliiviolaceus genome:
- a CDS encoding AfsR/SARP family transcriptional regulator, with protein MRQTPPVRFRILGSLECWDGDERVHVGGPVSERVLVTLLLEPQRVLPVHRLVEAVWDEDAPATAAHQVRKAVAELRQRIPDGRTLIATDGPGYRAAVTPEQLDLLQFTDALRRARDHVAAGLAVEATALLREAVALWRGPVLSGNGGAVVDAASASLEERRMTAVEQLFDLRLEAGEGAELVAGIREAIGGNPLRETLRGQLMLALYRSGRQAEALEEYGNIRALLDEELGIQPGDALRELHQAILRNEPSLTVAASPSPTAAPAVTGSRSTLPYDLRDFTGREEELHKLLGFVEGATGSGPLIIAIDGMGGSGKTSLAVRAAHRLTEQYPDAQLHLDLRGYTPGEEPLAPPAAAEALLRMLGIPGERIPDDPQGRINLWRSTMTKHRMILLLDNVVDEAQVKPLLASPTGTVVLITSRALLVDLDAAHSVSLGTMAPPDSVALIVGIIGERRAEAEPTAVADLADLAGHLPLALRIAAARLRKRPRWTVRYLVDRLRDDTHRLAELSAGERSVEVTLRLSYEGLGADYRKSFRLLGQYPGADLDVYTAAALLDLGVRDAEDVLEYLLDMHLVQQHEPGRYAFHDLVRSFALMLSHTRSSGGTGEFSEEAAGAVRRLLEFSLTASDAACDLLFPGRVRMVRPTPSFQPELAPLSTPEAARDWFEREQDSLLAAIALAFRRGLDREVALLAANVVFHLDLRGRLDDFLALCRTALAAARRLNESDLLRLSLSNLAVACWKRGRFEDGIAAAVEAHELAVELGDRRGQAKDTGVLGLLLATTGRFDEALPRLEQSIALKRELGAERAESESLSNVSGVYMERGCFEEAVSAATRSIELARKLGASEKELVGLSDLAQVQLAMGEVATAARTLAAARERAAGALAPADRALQLVLSAEAEGRLGRRQQVLPWVEEALAIKGLEDAPVREVTVWNTAGRFFHRDGDDERALGLHRQAHASAARLGHRVEEAYALDGIARALAALGDAEGAAERGAAAEEAFRAMGIPGRFRRAD; from the coding sequence ATGCGCCAAACACCGCCCGTACGCTTTCGCATCCTCGGGTCTCTGGAATGTTGGGACGGTGACGAGCGCGTCCACGTCGGCGGGCCCGTCAGCGAACGCGTCCTGGTGACGCTGCTCCTCGAACCCCAGCGCGTGCTGCCGGTGCACCGGCTCGTCGAAGCCGTCTGGGACGAGGACGCCCCCGCCACCGCGGCCCACCAGGTGCGCAAGGCCGTCGCCGAACTGCGCCAGCGCATCCCCGACGGACGCACCCTCATCGCGACGGACGGCCCCGGCTACCGCGCCGCCGTCACGCCCGAGCAACTGGACCTGCTGCAGTTCACCGACGCCCTGCGGCGGGCCCGCGACCACGTCGCCGCCGGCCTCGCCGTGGAGGCGACGGCACTGCTGCGTGAGGCCGTCGCCCTGTGGCGCGGCCCGGTGCTCTCCGGCAACGGCGGAGCGGTCGTCGACGCCGCTTCCGCCTCGCTGGAGGAACGCCGCATGACCGCGGTGGAGCAGCTCTTCGACCTCAGACTGGAGGCCGGGGAGGGCGCCGAGCTGGTCGCCGGGATCCGCGAGGCGATCGGTGGCAACCCGCTGCGCGAGACCCTCCGCGGCCAGCTCATGCTCGCCCTGTACCGCTCGGGCCGCCAGGCCGAGGCACTGGAGGAGTACGGGAACATCCGCGCCCTGCTCGACGAGGAACTGGGCATCCAGCCGGGCGACGCCCTGCGCGAGCTGCACCAGGCCATCCTGCGCAACGAACCCTCCCTGACCGTCGCCGCCTCGCCCTCGCCGACCGCGGCCCCGGCGGTGACCGGCAGCCGCTCCACCCTGCCCTACGACCTGCGGGACTTCACCGGCCGCGAGGAGGAACTGCACAAGCTGCTCGGCTTCGTGGAGGGAGCGACCGGCTCCGGCCCGCTGATCATCGCCATCGACGGCATGGGAGGCAGCGGCAAGACCTCCCTCGCGGTGCGCGCCGCCCACCGTCTCACCGAGCAGTACCCCGACGCCCAGCTCCATCTCGACCTGCGCGGCTACACCCCGGGCGAGGAACCCCTCGCCCCGCCCGCCGCGGCCGAGGCCCTGCTGCGCATGCTCGGCATCCCCGGCGAACGCATCCCCGACGACCCGCAGGGCCGGATCAACCTGTGGCGCTCCACCATGACCAAACACCGCATGATCCTGTTGCTTGACAACGTAGTCGACGAGGCTCAGGTGAAGCCGCTCCTCGCCTCGCCGACCGGCACGGTGGTCCTGATCACCAGCCGTGCCCTGCTCGTCGACCTCGACGCGGCGCACTCGGTCTCCCTGGGCACGATGGCGCCGCCGGACAGCGTCGCCCTGATCGTCGGCATCATCGGGGAGCGCCGTGCGGAGGCCGAACCCACGGCCGTCGCCGACCTCGCCGACCTCGCCGGACACCTCCCGCTCGCCCTGCGCATCGCCGCCGCGCGACTGCGCAAACGACCCCGCTGGACCGTGCGCTACCTCGTGGACCGGCTCCGCGACGACACCCACCGCCTCGCCGAACTCAGCGCCGGCGAACGCAGCGTGGAGGTCACCCTGCGGCTGTCGTACGAGGGACTGGGCGCCGACTACCGCAAGTCCTTCCGGCTCCTCGGCCAGTACCCGGGCGCCGATCTGGACGTCTACACGGCGGCGGCCCTGCTCGACCTGGGGGTCAGGGACGCCGAGGACGTCCTGGAGTACCTGCTCGACATGCACCTCGTCCAGCAGCACGAGCCGGGCCGCTACGCGTTCCACGACCTGGTGCGCAGCTTCGCCCTCATGCTGTCGCACACGCGGAGTTCCGGTGGCACCGGCGAGTTCTCGGAGGAGGCCGCGGGCGCGGTCCGGCGTCTGCTGGAGTTCTCGCTCACCGCCTCGGACGCCGCCTGCGACCTGCTCTTCCCCGGGCGGGTGCGGATGGTCCGCCCGACGCCCTCGTTCCAGCCCGAACTGGCCCCGCTGTCCACGCCGGAGGCCGCCCGCGACTGGTTCGAGCGCGAGCAGGACAGTCTGCTCGCGGCGATCGCCCTGGCCTTCCGCCGGGGCCTGGACCGCGAGGTCGCCCTGCTCGCGGCGAACGTCGTCTTCCACCTCGATCTGCGGGGCAGGCTCGACGACTTCCTCGCCCTGTGCCGCACCGCGCTCGCCGCGGCCCGCCGGCTGAACGAGTCCGACCTCCTGCGGTTGAGCCTGTCCAATCTGGCGGTCGCCTGCTGGAAGCGCGGCAGGTTCGAGGACGGCATAGCGGCGGCCGTCGAGGCGCATGAACTGGCGGTGGAACTGGGCGACCGGCGCGGCCAGGCCAAGGACACCGGCGTACTGGGCCTGCTGCTCGCCACCACCGGCCGCTTCGACGAGGCGCTGCCCCGGCTGGAGCAGTCGATCGCCCTCAAGCGCGAACTGGGCGCCGAGCGGGCCGAGTCGGAGTCCCTGTCGAACGTCAGCGGCGTCTACATGGAACGCGGCTGCTTCGAGGAGGCGGTGAGCGCGGCGACCCGGTCCATCGAACTCGCCCGCAAACTGGGCGCGTCGGAGAAGGAACTCGTGGGACTGAGCGATCTCGCGCAGGTCCAGCTGGCCATGGGTGAGGTGGCGACGGCCGCCCGCACGCTGGCGGCGGCCCGCGAGCGTGCCGCCGGTGCGCTGGCTCCGGCGGACCGGGCGCTGCAGCTCGTCCTGTCCGCGGAGGCGGAGGGCCGGCTCGGGCGGCGGCAGCAGGTGCTGCCCTGGGTGGAGGAGGCGCTCGCCATCAAGGGTCTGGAGGACGCGCCCGTGCGGGAGGTCACCGTGTGGAACACCGCGGGACGGTTCTTCCACCGGGACGGCGACGACGAGCGGGCGCTGGGTCTGCACCGGCAGGCCCACGCGTCCGCGGCCCGGCTGGGCCACCGGGTGGAGGAGGCCTACGCCCTGGACGGCATCGCCCGGGCCCTGGCGGCGCTCGGTGACGCCGAGGGGGCGGCCGAGCGGGGGGCCGCCGCCGAGGAGGCGTTCCGTGCGATGGGGATCCCGGGCCGTTTCCGCCGGGCGGACTGA
- a CDS encoding MFS transporter, translated as MTTAQTPETSTGASAPSPSPASPTPPPASTRFTGRMVAALLALSIAQFLVALDYSIIYVALPSIGSGLGLAPERLQWVVSAYAVFFASFLVVGGRAADLTGPRRLFLGALALFGLGSLVAGLAGDQWLLVASRAAQGIGAAALTPAMLALIGAAFPAGPVRSRALAIWGAIGAVGLAAGVLIGGVLTAALSWRWVFFVNVPLIAVTVVLALRVLPAGTRTRASVRHLNIPGAALFTGAVLFLVAALTQAAVDGWASASCLGCLAAAVALGTAWSAYDRRPAATPLIPPALLRVRSLAGASTMSALYMASVGAEFFLITLFLQDVWGYGPLGAGIAFLPLALSVVAGNLVTGQLAGSWGIRRTLATGFAVGAAGLALLGLGTGGSDYWTAVLPGLLVSGLGQGMAFAGMYIAGTKDVPDSEQGTASAVLTTTQYTGGAMGLAVLVLVLGDEPAGGAFGRAYALTAVLALVAAAVALRTLSPRTAAVRADAGGER; from the coding sequence ATGACCACCGCCCAGACCCCCGAGACCTCCACCGGGGCCTCCGCCCCTTCTCCCTCCCCCGCCTCCCCCACTCCCCCTCCCGCCTCGACCCGGTTCACCGGCCGTATGGTGGCCGCGCTGCTGGCCCTGTCCATCGCCCAGTTCCTGGTGGCACTCGACTACTCGATCATCTACGTGGCGCTGCCCAGCATCGGATCGGGCCTGGGACTCGCCCCGGAGCGGCTCCAGTGGGTCGTGTCGGCCTACGCCGTCTTCTTCGCCAGTTTCCTGGTGGTCGGGGGCCGGGCCGCCGACCTGACCGGGCCGCGCCGGCTCTTCCTGGGCGCGCTGGCCCTGTTCGGCCTCGGCTCGCTCGTGGCCGGACTGGCGGGTGACCAGTGGCTGCTGGTCGCCTCCCGTGCCGCTCAGGGCATCGGCGCCGCCGCCCTCACCCCGGCCATGCTGGCCCTGATCGGTGCCGCGTTCCCGGCGGGTCCCGTCCGTTCCCGGGCGCTCGCGATCTGGGGCGCGATCGGCGCGGTGGGGCTCGCGGCCGGTGTGCTGATCGGCGGTGTGCTGACCGCGGCGCTCTCCTGGCGGTGGGTGTTCTTCGTGAACGTGCCGCTCATCGCGGTCACCGTCGTCCTCGCGCTGCGGGTCCTGCCGGCCGGCACGCGGACCAGGGCCTCGGTCCGGCATCTCAACATCCCCGGCGCCGCTCTCTTCACCGGCGCGGTGCTCTTCCTGGTGGCGGCGCTCACCCAGGCCGCGGTCGACGGCTGGGCCTCCGCGTCCTGCCTGGGCTGCCTGGCCGCGGCCGTCGCCCTGGGCACGGCCTGGTCGGCGTACGACCGGCGTCCGGCCGCCACCCCGCTCATCCCGCCGGCCCTGCTGCGGGTGCGCTCGCTGGCCGGTGCGAGCACGATGTCGGCGCTCTACATGGCGAGCGTCGGCGCCGAGTTCTTCCTGATCACCCTCTTCCTCCAGGACGTGTGGGGCTACGGTCCGCTCGGCGCCGGTATCGCCTTCCTGCCGCTGGCGCTGAGCGTGGTGGCGGGCAATCTCGTCACCGGGCAGCTCGCCGGTTCCTGGGGCATCCGCCGCACCCTCGCCACCGGATTCGCGGTCGGCGCGGCGGGCCTCGCCCTGCTCGGCCTCGGGACGGGCGGCTCCGACTACTGGACCGCCGTACTCCCGGGCCTGCTGGTCAGCGGGCTGGGCCAGGGCATGGCCTTCGCGGGGATGTACATCGCGGGCACCAAGGACGTGCCGGACAGCGAACAGGGCACCGCGTCGGCCGTCCTGACGACGACGCAGTACACGGGCGGCGCCATGGGACTGGCCGTACTGGTCCTCGTCCTCGGTGACGAGCCCGCCGGCGGGGCGTTCGGCCGGGCGTACGCGCTGACCGCCGTCCTCGCCCTGGTGGCCGCGGCGGTGGCACTGCGGACGCTGTCGCCCCGTACGGCGGCCGTCCGGGCGGATGCCGGGGGCGAGCGGTGA
- a CDS encoding cupin domain-containing protein: MTLLVSTLKRFGDAVKVRIGETTTTRYIALAETTDGRLGLFHHHMLPGAAGAAPHYHTRISESFYVISGEVTVHDGTGWHKAHAGDFLHVPEHAVHGFRNDSDAPAEMLIIFTPAENREAYFTGLAELLADGNTPSRAEMVALMEKYDQFEIDEP, encoded by the coding sequence ATGACGCTGCTGGTCTCGACCCTGAAGAGGTTCGGCGACGCCGTCAAGGTCCGTATCGGGGAGACCACCACCACCCGGTACATCGCGCTCGCCGAGACCACCGACGGCCGCCTCGGCCTCTTCCACCACCACATGCTGCCGGGCGCCGCCGGAGCGGCCCCGCACTACCACACCCGGATCTCCGAGTCGTTCTACGTGATCTCGGGAGAGGTCACCGTCCATGACGGCACGGGCTGGCACAAGGCCCATGCCGGCGACTTCCTCCACGTGCCCGAGCACGCCGTGCACGGCTTCCGCAACGACAGCGACGCACCGGCGGAGATGCTGATCATCTTCACCCCGGCGGAGAACCGCGAGGCCTACTTCACCGGCCTGGCGGAGCTGTTGGCCGACGGGAACACCCCGTCGCGGGCCGAGATGGTCGCGCTCATGGAGAAGTACGACCAGTTCGAGATCGACGAGCCCTGA
- a CDS encoding HAD family hydrolase — MSTAFVFDIDGTLADTPSAIAELIGDVVRGLGADPSYADVLATVGKPLEASLAGLLGTCVHDTVTAEAAARYRRRFTTDVLSRGPALLLPGVTEGLDRLRSARRPLGIATSKIYASAHALLDATGILNRFDTVICHNMVERGKPHPDMALRALADLGAQAARSWYVGDTVTDMRMARAAELRTVAVSYGVDTAEALRAAGADHVVADFPAVIDILLDGTPLAARVTPRATARVTPRALTGTSPEPTGALS; from the coding sequence ATGAGCACCGCGTTCGTCTTCGACATCGACGGCACTCTCGCCGACACCCCGTCCGCCATCGCCGAGCTGATCGGTGACGTGGTGCGCGGTCTCGGCGCCGATCCCTCGTACGCGGACGTGCTGGCCACGGTCGGCAAGCCGCTGGAGGCCTCGCTCGCCGGGCTGTTGGGCACATGCGTCCACGACACCGTGACCGCCGAGGCCGCCGCCCGCTACCGCCGCCGCTTCACCACGGACGTCCTCAGCCGGGGGCCGGCGCTCCTGCTGCCGGGCGTGACCGAGGGGCTGGACCGGCTGCGGTCGGCGAGGCGCCCGCTCGGCATCGCCACCTCCAAGATCTACGCCAGTGCCCACGCGCTGCTGGACGCCACCGGCATCCTCAACCGGTTCGACACCGTCATCTGCCACAACATGGTCGAACGCGGCAAGCCCCACCCCGACATGGCGCTGCGGGCCCTCGCCGACCTGGGCGCGCAGGCCGCGCGGTCCTGGTACGTCGGCGACACCGTCACCGACATGAGGATGGCCCGTGCCGCGGAACTGCGGACCGTGGCCGTCTCCTACGGCGTCGACACCGCCGAGGCGCTCCGGGCCGCCGGCGCCGACCACGTCGTCGCCGACTTCCCCGCGGTGATCGACATCCTCCTGGACGGAACACCGCTCGCCGCCCGTGTCACGCCCCGAGCCACCGCCCGCGTCACCCCCCGAGCCCTCACCGGGACCAGCCCGGAACCGACCGGAGCCCTGTCATGA
- a CDS encoding cupin domain-containing protein: MIEPGAGPTTVVGGTPVSFLVTGDDTAGRFGLTEHRLPPRAPGAPLHFHSELTEMFYVASGDVLLTLGGERRTAGPGTFMMVPPGTSHAFGNPGADPATLLVMFTPDGGRERYFRELGDLLNSSPEPTPGMLEELARRFDQFPAAEGLVTPEKSSGTSFDAHNE, translated from the coding sequence GTGATCGAGCCCGGAGCCGGTCCCACCACCGTCGTCGGCGGCACCCCCGTCTCCTTCCTCGTCACCGGGGACGACACGGCCGGCCGCTTCGGCCTCACCGAACACCGGCTCCCGCCCCGCGCACCCGGAGCTCCACTGCACTTCCACAGCGAACTGACCGAGATGTTCTACGTGGCGAGCGGCGACGTCCTGCTCACCCTGGGCGGGGAGCGGCGCACCGCCGGTCCCGGCACGTTCATGATGGTGCCGCCCGGCACCAGCCACGCGTTCGGCAACCCCGGCGCCGACCCCGCCACCCTGCTGGTGATGTTCACCCCGGACGGCGGCCGGGAGAGGTACTTCCGCGAACTGGGCGACCTGCTGAACTCGTCGCCCGAACCGACCCCCGGGATGCTGGAGGAACTGGCGCGCAGATTCGACCAGTTCCCGGCGGCCGAGGGCCTCGTAACCCCTGAGAAATCTTCCGGCACATCCTTCGACGCACACAACGAATGA
- the epsC gene encoding serine O-acetyltransferase EpsC encodes MARVMREDLRVVVERDPSVRGRLEAALHPALTALWTHRIAHRLHTGGHRMTARLLARWARRLTAVEIHPGAVLGRRVFIDHGAAVVIGETCTIGDDVTIYHQVTLGAVGWWSDNNRPQGDRRHPVVGRNVILGTNATVLGPVTVGDDAIIGAQALVNKDVPEGMRMLAATASGRTPGRPAEDTIASIASAGSW; translated from the coding sequence CTGGCGCGGGTGATGCGGGAGGACCTGCGCGTCGTCGTCGAGCGCGACCCCTCCGTCCGCGGCCGTCTCGAAGCCGCGCTGCACCCCGCGCTGACCGCTCTGTGGACGCACCGGATCGCCCACCGGCTGCACACGGGCGGACACCGGATGACGGCACGTCTGCTGGCCCGCTGGGCCCGCCGGCTGACCGCGGTCGAGATCCATCCCGGGGCGGTACTGGGCCGCCGGGTGTTCATCGACCACGGAGCCGCGGTGGTCATCGGCGAGACGTGCACGATCGGCGACGACGTGACGATCTACCACCAGGTGACGCTCGGCGCGGTCGGCTGGTGGAGCGACAACAACAGGCCGCAGGGCGACCGCCGGCATCCGGTCGTGGGCCGCAACGTCATCCTCGGCACCAACGCGACCGTGCTCGGCCCGGTGACCGTCGGCGACGACGCGATCATCGGCGCGCAGGCCCTGGTCAACAAGGACGTGCCGGAGGGGATGCGGATGCTGGCCGCGACCGCTTCCGGGCGCACGCCGGGCCGTCCGGCCGAGGACACCATCGCGAGCATCGCCTCGGCCGGTTCCTGGTAG
- a CDS encoding PLP-dependent cysteine synthase family protein, whose product MRTLAPHTSQPSLVRPAVADGIDDLVGATPLVRLRLEGLAPGAEILAKLEAANPMSSSKDRAALYMLRAAEARGDLAPGGTIVEATSGNTGISLAALAAARGYRCVIVLPDNATTERVRLLAALGAEVVQTPADRGYPGAIEKAEEIHAFTPGSWFPCQHENTDNVEAHYATTGPEITAALTATGRRVDTLVCAVGTGGTLTGIARHLREYDSAVRIVAVEPQGSPLLSGGQAGRHRIPGLNGGFIAPTTDVSLIDEVIAVSDADALHTARRLAAGQGLFVGVSSGAAVHAAQSVAARPEYRDKTVVTVLPDTGERYLSMWEDPS is encoded by the coding sequence ATGCGCACCCTCGCACCGCACACCTCCCAACCCTCCCTGGTCCGGCCCGCCGTCGCCGACGGCATCGACGACCTGGTGGGCGCCACCCCGCTGGTCCGGCTGAGGCTCGAAGGACTGGCGCCCGGCGCCGAGATACTGGCCAAGCTGGAGGCCGCCAACCCGATGTCCAGCAGCAAGGACCGGGCGGCCCTGTACATGCTCAGGGCGGCCGAGGCGCGCGGCGATCTGGCGCCGGGCGGCACGATCGTCGAGGCCACCTCGGGCAACACCGGTATCTCGCTCGCCGCCCTGGCCGCGGCCCGCGGTTACCGCTGCGTCATCGTGCTGCCCGACAACGCGACGACCGAGCGCGTGCGGCTGCTGGCGGCGCTGGGCGCCGAGGTCGTCCAGACCCCCGCCGACCGGGGCTACCCCGGAGCGATCGAGAAGGCCGAGGAGATCCACGCGTTCACCCCGGGCTCCTGGTTCCCCTGCCAGCACGAGAACACGGACAACGTCGAGGCCCACTACGCCACCACCGGCCCCGAGATCACCGCCGCGCTCACGGCGACCGGCCGCCGCGTCGACACGCTCGTCTGCGCGGTGGGCACCGGCGGAACCCTCACCGGGATCGCCCGTCATCTGCGGGAGTACGACTCCGCGGTACGGATCGTCGCGGTCGAGCCGCAGGGGTCCCCGCTGCTGTCGGGCGGACAGGCCGGACGGCACCGCATCCCCGGCCTCAACGGCGGTTTCATCGCCCCGACGACCGACGTCTCCCTGATCGACGAGGTGATCGCCGTCAGCGACGCCGACGCGCTGCACACCGCCCGCCGGCTCGCCGCCGGGCAGGGCCTGTTCGTCGGTGTCTCCTCCGGCGCCGCCGTGCACGCCGCGCAGTCGGTGGCCGCCCGCCCCGAGTACCGGGACAAGACCGTCGTCACCGTGCTGCCGGACACCGGCGAGCGGTACCTGAGCATGTGGGAGGACCCGTCATGA
- a CDS encoding ATP-grasp domain-containing protein — protein MSATADRYREPHPPDSAPQRLLLLCPSTRLVREAVAAGFAVRVLADASLPPGSPEPAKCPRTADRPDDGIPPGTPVDLVDLTDETALAAAIDTSVRVHGTQRLLAFAGTAALPAVARTAARLGVTPNPVDAARLLGEPAAMRALLNGSRHSYVPAAQARTAQELPAAVEEIGAPVTVRTLPSSARTAACGSESAGERSYLVERYLEGPEYGVVTLTVDGMHRVVGVVALHGAWHPSSHLFPAPLGERDEAEARAIATELLDLAGYEFGYAYTVVVLTADGPRVVRSRADYPDEPLASLIELAAGFCAEAELVQALAGKPVNVPTADRYAAVASYRLPVGRLLSVSGLESVSELPGVHRVHFPYASGDDIPGQGGGADGYVLLSAESTQEAARTVTEAGRLLRAEVSRRPDHL, from the coding sequence ATGAGCGCGACGGCCGACCGCTACCGAGAGCCTCACCCCCCGGACAGCGCTCCGCAGCGCCTGCTGCTGCTCTGTCCTTCGACCCGCCTCGTCCGCGAGGCCGTCGCGGCGGGTTTCGCCGTACGGGTGCTCGCGGACGCCTCCCTCCCACCGGGATCCCCGGAGCCCGCGAAGTGCCCCCGTACCGCGGACCGCCCGGACGACGGCATTCCCCCCGGGACACCGGTGGACCTCGTCGACCTCACGGACGAGACCGCGCTGGCCGCGGCGATCGACACCTCGGTCCGGGTCCACGGGACGCAACGGCTGCTCGCCTTCGCCGGCACGGCAGCCCTGCCCGCGGTCGCGAGGACCGCGGCCCGGCTCGGGGTGACCCCCAACCCGGTCGACGCGGCCCGGCTGCTGGGCGAACCCGCGGCCATGAGGGCCCTGCTCAACGGCAGCAGGCATTCGTACGTGCCCGCCGCACAGGCCCGTACGGCCCAGGAACTGCCCGCCGCGGTGGAGGAGATCGGCGCGCCGGTCACCGTACGCACGCTGCCGTCCTCCGCGCGGACCGCGGCCTGTGGCAGCGAGTCGGCGGGTGAGCGTTCCTATCTCGTGGAGCGGTATCTGGAGGGCCCGGAGTACGGCGTCGTGACGCTCACCGTCGACGGTATGCACCGGGTCGTCGGCGTCGTGGCCCTGCACGGCGCCTGGCATCCGAGCAGCCACCTCTTCCCGGCACCCCTGGGGGAACGGGACGAGGCGGAGGCCCGCGCGATCGCGACCGAGCTGCTCGACCTCGCCGGGTACGAGTTCGGCTACGCCTACACCGTGGTCGTCCTCACCGCCGACGGCCCACGCGTGGTGCGTTCCCGGGCGGACTACCCGGACGAGCCGCTCGCCTCGCTGATAGAGCTCGCGGCGGGCTTCTGCGCCGAAGCGGAACTCGTCCAGGCGCTGGCCGGGAAACCCGTGAACGTGCCGACGGCCGACCGGTACGCCGCCGTCGCGTCCTACCGGCTGCCCGTGGGGCGGCTGCTGTCGGTGTCGGGCCTCGAATCGGTCTCCGAGCTGCCCGGTGTGCACCGGGTCCACTTCCCGTACGCGTCCGGGGACGACATCCCCGGCCAGGGCGGCGGCGCGGACGGCTATGTGCTGCTGAGCGCGGAGTCCACGCAGGAGGCCGCTCGGACGGTCACCGAGGCGGGACGGCTGCTCCGCGCGGAGGTGAGCCGGCGCCCCGACCACCTCTGA
- a CDS encoding pseudouridine-5'-phosphate glycosidase → MHPLLRTSEEVGDALAENRPVVALESTVIAHGLPYPGNVETALAIEKAVRESGAVPATVGLDGGRFTVGMSPDDMERFAVGTDVPKVSSRDVGVVLAGGGLGATTVASSIVAADLAGIPFFSTAGIGGVHRGAGESFDVSADLVQFTRSKVAVVCAGAKSILDLGLTLEYLETLGVPVIGYRFDHFPAFYCRSSGLRVPQRIDDPGDIARAVRMHWAAGLPGGALITAPIDEEHALDGDLMEGVIQEALRAAEIDGVRGPAATPYLMKAVSRATEGRSAAANREVLISTARLAGRLAVAYAATAEPVGQVAAA, encoded by the coding sequence GTGCACCCATTGCTGCGTACAAGTGAGGAAGTAGGTGACGCGCTGGCCGAGAACCGGCCCGTTGTCGCCCTGGAATCGACGGTGATCGCCCATGGGCTGCCCTATCCGGGCAACGTGGAGACCGCGCTCGCCATCGAGAAGGCGGTCCGGGAGTCGGGTGCCGTCCCGGCGACCGTCGGGCTGGACGGCGGCCGGTTCACCGTGGGCATGTCCCCCGACGACATGGAGCGCTTCGCGGTCGGTACCGATGTGCCGAAGGTGTCCAGCCGGGACGTCGGTGTCGTCCTGGCCGGTGGCGGCCTGGGCGCCACCACGGTGGCCTCGTCGATCGTCGCCGCGGATCTCGCGGGCATCCCGTTCTTCTCCACGGCGGGCATCGGCGGAGTCCACCGTGGTGCGGGCGAGAGCTTCGACGTCTCCGCCGACCTCGTGCAGTTCACCCGGAGCAAGGTGGCCGTGGTCTGTGCCGGCGCGAAGAGCATCCTGGACCTGGGCCTGACCCTGGAGTACCTGGAGACGCTCGGGGTGCCGGTGATCGGCTACCGCTTCGACCACTTCCCCGCCTTCTACTGCCGTTCCAGCGGTCTGCGCGTCCCCCAGCGGATCGACGACCCGGGCGACATCGCCCGCGCGGTACGGATGCACTGGGCGGCCGGGCTGCCCGGCGGCGCCCTGATCACCGCGCCCATCGACGAGGAACACGCCCTGGACGGCGACCTCATGGAAGGGGTCATCCAGGAGGCGCTGCGCGCCGCCGAGATCGACGGGGTGCGCGGTCCCGCCGCGACCCCGTACCTGATGAAGGCCGTCTCGCGGGCCACGGAGGGCCGTTCCGCCGCCGCCAACCGCGAGGTCCTGATCAGTACCGCCCGGCTCGCCGGGCGCCTCGCGGTCGCGTACGCCGCCACCGCCGAGCCGGTCGGGCAGGTGGCCGCGGCATGA
- a CDS encoding tautomerase family protein translates to MPVVTVDWWKGNDRQKRADLVDELTTTVARIAGCPRDVVTVLVRDVEQDHWGRGGLLADTPIEEPADRAPVPPEAEPALSRRP, encoded by the coding sequence ATGCCTGTGGTGACCGTGGACTGGTGGAAGGGCAACGACCGACAGAAACGAGCCGATCTCGTGGACGAGTTGACCACGACGGTGGCCCGGATCGCGGGATGCCCGCGCGACGTCGTGACCGTGCTCGTACGCGATGTCGAGCAGGACCACTGGGGCCGTGGAGGCCTCCTCGCCGACACGCCGATCGAGGAACCGGCGGACCGTGCGCCGGTGCCCCCGGAGGCCGAACCCGCACTGTCGAGGCGCCCTTGA